From a region of the Myroides sp. JBRI-B21084 genome:
- the rpsJ gene encoding 30S ribosomal protein S10 → MSQKIRIKLKSYDHALVDKSAEKIVKTVKSTGAVVTGPIPLPTHKKIFTVLRSPHVNKKSREQFELSSYKRLLDIYSSSSKTIDALMKLELPSGVEVEIKV, encoded by the coding sequence ATGAGTCAAAAAATCAGAATAAAATTAAAATCTTACGATCACGCGTTGGTTGATAAATCAGCAGAAAAAATCGTAAAAACTGTAAAAAGTACTGGTGCAGTGGTAACAGGACCAATTCCATTACCTACTCACAAAAAAATCTTTACTGTTTTACGTTCTCCGCACGTTAACAAAAAGTCAAGAGAACAGTTCGAGTTAAGTTCGTACAAAAGATTATTAGACATCTATTCTTCATCTTCAAAAACGATTGACGCTTTAATGAAATTAGAGCTTCCTTCAGGAGTAGAAGTAGAGATAAAAGTGTGA
- the rplC gene encoding 50S ribosomal protein L3 has protein sequence MSGLIGKKIGMTSIFDEKGKNIPCTVIELGPCVVTQVRTKEVDGYEAYQLGFDDAKEKNATKAALGHFKKAGTSVKRKVVEIQDFESAYNLGDVITVDLFAEGDFVDVQGTSKGKGFQGVVKRHGFGGVGQATHGQHNRLRAPGSVGASSYPSRVFKGMRMAGRTGGEKVTVQNLRVLKVVTDKNLLVVKGAVPGHKNSYVIVQK, from the coding sequence ATGTCTGGGTTAATTGGAAAAAAAATCGGCATGACTTCAATCTTCGATGAAAAAGGAAAAAACATTCCTTGTACAGTAATCGAATTAGGTCCGTGTGTCGTTACCCAAGTCAGAACCAAAGAGGTTGACGGGTATGAAGCTTATCAACTTGGTTTCGATGACGCGAAAGAGAAAAATGCAACAAAAGCGGCTTTAGGTCACTTTAAAAAAGCAGGAACTTCTGTTAAACGCAAAGTTGTTGAAATTCAAGATTTTGAAAGCGCTTATAATTTAGGTGATGTAATCACTGTAGATTTATTTGCAGAAGGAGACTTTGTTGATGTACAAGGTACTTCAAAAGGAAAAGGATTCCAAGGTGTTGTAAAACGTCATGGATTTGGTGGTGTTGGTCAGGCTACGCACGGTCAACATAACCGTTTAAGAGCTCCAGGTTCTGTGGGTGCATCATCGTACCCTTCACGTGTATTCAAAGGAATGCGTATGGCAGGAAGAACCGGAGGAGAAAAAGTAACAGTTCAAAACCTTAGAGTTTTAAAAGTGGTAACCGATAAAAACTTATTAGTAGTTAAAGGTGCAGTACCAGGACATAAAAACTCTTACGTAATCGTACAGAAATAA
- the rplD gene encoding 50S ribosomal protein L4: MEVKVLDINGKETGRSVQLADSVFAIEPNKHAIYLDVKQYLANQRQGTHKAKERAEVAGSTRKIKKQKGTGTARAGSAKSPVFKGGGTIFGPRPRNYSFKLNKALKRLARKSAFTIKAQESNLVVIEDFTFDVPNTKNFINVLKALGLENKKSLFVLGESNKNVYLSSRNLKRASVVTSSELNTYGILNTNSLVLTEGSVEVIVENLSK; the protein is encoded by the coding sequence ATGGAAGTAAAAGTTTTAGATATCAACGGAAAAGAAACTGGTAGATCAGTGCAATTAGCTGATTCAGTTTTCGCAATTGAGCCTAATAAACACGCTATCTATTTAGATGTTAAACAGTACTTAGCAAATCAACGCCAAGGTACACATAAAGCAAAAGAAAGAGCGGAAGTGGCTGGTTCTACACGCAAAATTAAAAAACAAAAAGGTACAGGTACTGCACGTGCAGGATCTGCAAAATCACCTGTTTTTAAAGGTGGTGGTACTATTTTTGGACCAAGACCGCGTAACTACTCTTTTAAATTAAACAAAGCTTTAAAACGTTTAGCACGTAAATCGGCTTTCACAATTAAAGCTCAAGAGTCGAACTTAGTAGTTATTGAAGATTTTACTTTCGATGTACCAAATACTAAAAATTTCATTAACGTATTGAAAGCTTTAGGGTTAGAAAATAAAAAATCGTTATTTGTGTTGGGTGAATCAAATAAAAACGTATATTTGTCATCACGCAATTTAAAAAGAGCTTCTGTTGTAACATCTTCAGAATTAAACACTTACGGAATTTTAAATACAAATTCATTAGTGTTAACTGAAGGTTCTGTAGAGGTAATTGTTGAAAATTTAAGTAAATAA
- the rplW gene encoding 50S ribosomal protein L23 produces the protein MSTIIKPIITEKITKDGELFNRFGFVVAKKANKVEIKKAVEKAYGVSVLDVNTMIYRADRTTKFTKSGMITGKTSAYKKAIVTLKEGDSIDFYNNI, from the coding sequence ATGAGTACAATTATTAAACCTATCATTACCGAAAAAATAACTAAAGACGGTGAATTGTTCAACCGTTTTGGTTTTGTGGTAGCAAAAAAAGCGAACAAAGTAGAAATTAAAAAAGCTGTTGAAAAAGCTTATGGCGTTTCTGTTTTAGATGTAAATACAATGATTTACAGAGCGGATAGAACTACAAAATTCACAAAAAGCGGAATGATTACTGGTAAAACATCTGCTTACAAGAAAGCAATTGTTACATTGAAAGAAGGAGATTCAATCGATTTTTATAATAATATCTAA
- the rplB gene encoding 50S ribosomal protein L2, whose amino-acid sequence MSVRKLKPITPGQRFRVVNSFDAITTDKPERSLLAPKKNSGGRNSQGKMTMRYIGGGHKQQYRIIDFKRTKVGVPATVKTIEYDPNRSAFISLLAYADGAKTYIIAPAGLQVGQKVVSGPEAAPEVGNAMPLANIPLGTIISCIELRPGQGAVIARSAGTFAQLVARDGKYATIKMPSGEIRLILLTCMATIGAVSNSDHQLIVSGKAGRSRWLGRRPRTRPVAMNPVDHPMGGGEGRSSGGHPRSRKGLPAKGYRTRSSVKASNKYIVERRKK is encoded by the coding sequence ATGTCAGTTAGAAAATTAAAACCTATTACCCCAGGTCAGCGTTTTAGAGTTGTTAATAGTTTTGACGCTATTACAACTGATAAGCCGGAGCGTTCATTATTAGCACCGAAAAAAAACTCTGGAGGTAGAAATAGTCAAGGAAAAATGACCATGCGTTACATTGGTGGTGGTCATAAACAACAGTATCGTATTATTGATTTTAAAAGAACTAAAGTTGGAGTACCAGCTACAGTTAAAACAATTGAGTACGATCCAAACCGTTCAGCTTTTATTTCGTTATTAGCTTACGCAGACGGTGCAAAAACATATATTATTGCACCAGCAGGATTGCAAGTAGGTCAGAAAGTAGTTTCAGGACCAGAAGCAGCTCCAGAAGTAGGTAACGCAATGCCTTTAGCAAACATTCCTCTTGGTACAATTATATCTTGTATCGAGTTACGTCCAGGTCAAGGTGCTGTTATCGCACGTTCTGCAGGAACTTTTGCACAATTAGTTGCTCGTGATGGTAAATATGCAACAATTAAAATGCCTTCAGGTGAAATACGTTTAATCTTATTAACATGTATGGCTACAATTGGTGCAGTATCTAACTCAGATCACCAGTTAATCGTTTCAGGTAAAGCAGGTAGATCTCGTTGGTTAGGAAGAAGACCACGCACTAGACCAGTAGCAATGAACCCGGTAGATCACCCAATGGGTGGTGGTGAAGGACGCTCTTCAGGAGGTCACCCACGCTCAAGAAAAGGTTTACCAGCGAAAGGTTACAGAACACGTTCTAGTGTTAAAGCAAGTAATAAATATATTGTAGAACGTAGAAAGAAATAA
- the rpsS gene encoding 30S ribosomal protein S19, with the protein MARSLKKGPYVHFKLEKKVLENAENGNKAVVKTWSRASMITPDFVGQTIAVHNGRQFVPVYVTENMVGHKLGEFSPTRSFRGHAGAKNKGKK; encoded by the coding sequence ATGGCACGTTCATTAAAAAAAGGACCTTATGTTCACTTTAAACTTGAGAAAAAAGTTTTAGAGAACGCAGAAAACGGTAACAAAGCGGTTGTTAAAACATGGTCAAGAGCATCAATGATTACTCCTGATTTTGTTGGACAAACAATTGCAGTACACAACGGTCGTCAATTTGTACCTGTTTACGTAACAGAAAACATGGTAGGACATAAATTAGGAGAATTTTCACCAACACGTTCATTCCGTGGACACGCTGGTGCAAAAAATAAAGGTAAAAAATAA
- the rplV gene encoding 50S ribosomal protein L22, with translation MGVRKRERAEQVKEANKQIAFAKLNNCPTSPRKMRLVADLVRGQKVENALNILKFNTKEASGRLEKLLLSAIANWQAKNADANIEEAELFVKEIRVDGGAMLKRLRPAPQGRAHRIRKRSNHVTIVLGSNNNTQSN, from the coding sequence ATGGGAGTTCGTAAAAGAGAAAGAGCCGAGCAAGTTAAAGAAGCTAACAAACAAATTGCTTTTGCTAAGCTAAACAATTGCCCAACTTCACCTCGTAAAATGCGCTTAGTTGCAGATTTAGTAAGAGGACAGAAAGTTGAGAATGCTCTTAACATATTAAAATTTAATACAAAAGAAGCTTCAGGTAGATTAGAAAAGTTATTGTTATCAGCAATCGCTAACTGGCAGGCAAAAAATGCTGATGCAAACATCGAAGAAGCAGAATTATTTGTAAAAGAAATCCGTGTAGACGGTGGTGCAATGTTAAAAAGATTACGCCCTGCACCTCAAGGTCGCGCGCACAGAATTAGAAAACGTTCTAATCACGTAACAATCGTATTAGGATCTAATAATAACACACAAAGCAATTAA
- the rpsC gene encoding 30S ribosomal protein S3 has translation MGQKTNPIGNRLGIIRGWDSNWYGGNDYGDKLAEDAKIRKYIHARLAKASVSKIIIERTLKLVTVTITTARPGIIIGKGGQEVDKLKEELKKITNKEVQINIFEIKRPELDAYLAATSIARQIESRISYRRAIKMAIAAAMRMNAEGMKVMISGRLNGAEMARSEHFKDGRIPLSTFRADIDYALAEAHTTYGRMGIKVWIMKGEVYGKRDLSPLAGMDKQKSSKPAGSGKPNGRPNQRNKRK, from the coding sequence ATGGGACAAAAGACTAATCCAATCGGAAATCGCCTTGGGATCATCAGAGGATGGGACTCTAACTGGTACGGTGGAAATGACTATGGAGATAAACTTGCTGAAGATGCAAAAATCAGAAAGTACATCCATGCTCGTTTAGCAAAAGCTAGTGTATCAAAAATCATCATCGAGAGAACTTTAAAACTTGTAACCGTTACTATCACAACGGCTCGTCCAGGTATCATTATTGGTAAAGGCGGTCAAGAGGTAGACAAGTTGAAAGAAGAACTTAAGAAAATTACTAACAAAGAGGTACAAATCAACATCTTTGAAATCAAAAGACCAGAGTTAGATGCTTATTTGGCTGCAACAAGTATCGCTCGTCAAATCGAAAGCCGTATTTCTTACCGTAGAGCTATTAAAATGGCTATCGCTGCGGCAATGAGAATGAATGCTGAAGGTATGAAAGTTATGATTTCAGGTCGTTTAAACGGTGCTGAAATGGCACGTTCAGAACACTTTAAAGATGGTCGTATTCCTTTATCTACTTTCCGCGCTGATATTGACTATGCTTTAGCTGAAGCACATACTACTTACGGTAGAATGGGTATTAAAGTATGGATCATGAAAGGTGAAGTTTATGGTAAAAGAGATCTTTCTCCGTTAGCTGGTATGGACAAGCAAAAATCGTCTAAGCCTGCAGGATCTGGAAAACCAAATGGAAGACCAAACCAACGCAACAAAAGAAAGTAA
- the rplP gene encoding 50S ribosomal protein L16 produces the protein MLQPKRTKYRKVQKGKMKGVSQRGSELSNGMFGIKSLDYSFITSRQIEAARIAATRFMKREGQLWIKIFPDKPITKKPLEVRMGKGKGAVEYWAAVVKPGRIMFEVGGVPLAVAKEALRLAAQKLPVKTKFIIARDFEA, from the coding sequence ATGTTACAGCCTAAAAGAACGAAGTACCGTAAGGTACAGAAAGGTAAAATGAAAGGGGTTTCTCAAAGAGGAAGCGAGCTTTCTAACGGAATGTTCGGTATTAAATCTTTAGATTACTCATTCATTACTTCACGCCAAATCGAAGCTGCACGTATCGCTGCAACTCGTTTCATGAAACGTGAAGGTCAATTATGGATTAAAATCTTCCCAGATAAACCTATTACTAAAAAACCTCTTGAGGTACGTATGGGTAAAGGTAAAGGTGCAGTTGAATATTGGGCTGCAGTTGTTAAGCCAGGAAGAATTATGTTTGAAGTGGGTGGTGTGCCTTTAGCAGTAGCAAAAGAAGCATTACGTTTAGCCGCTCAAAAACTTCCAGTAAAAACTAAGTTTATCATTGCAAGAGATTTCGAAGCTTAA
- the rpmC gene encoding 50S ribosomal protein L29: protein MKKQEINNLSLAELQAKLGELTNQYAELRNAHAISPIANPLQLRTVRRAIARVNTEISKKDLQ from the coding sequence ATGAAGAAACAAGAAATAAATAATCTATCTTTAGCTGAGTTACAAGCTAAACTTGGTGAGTTAACAAACCAATATGCTGAGTTAAGAAACGCTCATGCTATTTCACCTATTGCTAACCCTTTGCAATTAAGAACAGTAAGAAGAGCTATCGCAAGAGTGAATACTGAGATTAGCAAAAAAGACTTACAATAA
- the rpsQ gene encoding 30S ribosomal protein S17 — protein sequence MEKRNLRKERIGVVTSNKMTKSIVVSETKRVKHPLYGKFVLKTKKYVAHDELNDCNIGDTVRIMETRPLSKNKCWRLVEIIERAK from the coding sequence ATGGAAAAAAGAAATTTAAGAAAAGAAAGAATCGGTGTAGTTACAAGCAACAAAATGACTAAGTCAATTGTTGTGTCTGAAACAAAAAGAGTAAAACACCCATTATATGGTAAGTTCGTGTTAAAAACTAAAAAATACGTTGCACACGACGAATTAAACGACTGTAACATTGGTGACACAGTTAGAATTATGGAAACACGTCCATTATCTAAAAACAAATGTTGGAGATTAGTTGAAATCATTGAAAGAGCGAAATAA
- the rplN gene encoding 50S ribosomal protein L14: MVQQESRLKVADNTGAKEVLTIRVLGGTKRRYASVGDKIVVAIKDATPNGNVKKGTVSTAVVVRTKKEVRRADGSYIRFDDNACVLLNAAGEMRGTRVFGPVARELREKQFMKIVSLAPEVL; the protein is encoded by the coding sequence ATGGTACAACAGGAATCTAGATTAAAAGTAGCAGATAACACAGGAGCAAAAGAAGTTTTGACTATCCGTGTTTTAGGAGGAACGAAACGTCGTTATGCCTCTGTTGGAGATAAAATTGTAGTAGCGATTAAAGATGCAACTCCGAACGGAAACGTAAAAAAAGGAACTGTATCTACAGCTGTTGTAGTTCGTACCAAAAAAGAAGTGAGAAGAGCTGATGGATCTTACATCCGTTTTGACGATAACGCTTGTGTATTGTTAAACGCTGCAGGTGAAATGAGAGGAACACGTGTTTTTGGTCCAGTAGCAAGAGAGCTTCGTGAAAAACAATTCATGAAAATTGTATCATTGGCACCTGAAGTGCTTTAA
- the rplX gene encoding 50S ribosomal protein L24, translating into MTKLKIKTGDNVRVIAGDHKGSEGKVLRVLRDKNKAIVEGVNMVSKHVKPSATNPQGGIVKKEAAIHISNIALIDTKTNSVTKVAYKVEGDKKVRVSKKSNQAL; encoded by the coding sequence ATGACAAAGCTAAAAATTAAAACAGGAGATAACGTACGCGTTATTGCTGGAGATCACAAAGGATCTGAAGGAAAAGTTTTACGTGTTTTACGCGACAAAAACAAAGCAATCGTTGAAGGTGTAAACATGGTTTCTAAACACGTGAAACCAAGTGCTACAAACCCTCAAGGTGGTATTGTTAAAAAAGAAGCTGCAATTCACATCTCTAACATCGCTTTAATTGACACTAAAACAAACAGTGTTACTAAAGTAGCTTATAAAGTAGAAGGAGATAAGAAAGTGCGTGTTTCTAAAAAATCTAATCAAGCATTATAG
- the rplE gene encoding 50S ribosomal protein L5, whose translation MTYIPRLKQEYKDRVISALKEEFGYKNVMQVPKLEKIVVSRGVGAAVSDKKLVDHAVEELTKITGQKAVATISKKDVASFKLRKGMPIGAKVTLRGERMYEFLDRLVTSALPRVRDFAGVKSNGFDGRGNYNLGVVEQIIFPEIDIDKVNKIAGFDITFVTSANTDAEAKSLLAELGVPFKKN comes from the coding sequence ATGACTTATATACCAAGACTTAAACAAGAATATAAAGACAGAGTAATCTCTGCTTTAAAAGAAGAATTCGGTTACAAGAACGTAATGCAAGTTCCAAAACTTGAGAAAATTGTTGTAAGCCGTGGAGTTGGTGCTGCAGTTTCTGATAAAAAATTAGTTGATCACGCTGTTGAAGAACTAACAAAAATTACAGGACAAAAAGCAGTAGCTACTATTTCTAAAAAAGACGTTGCTTCTTTTAAATTAAGAAAAGGGATGCCAATTGGTGCAAAAGTTACTTTACGTGGTGAAAGAATGTACGAATTCTTAGACCGTTTAGTTACATCTGCATTACCACGTGTACGTGATTTCGCTGGTGTTAAATCTAATGGATTTGACGGAAGAGGAAATTATAACTTAGGTGTAGTTGAGCAAATTATTTTCCCTGAGATTGATATTGATAAAGTAAACAAAATTGCAGGTTTCGATATTACTTTTGTAACATCTGCTAACACAGATGCTGAAGCAAAATCATTACTTGCAGAATTAGGAGTACCTTTTAAAAAGAACTAG
- the rpsN gene encoding 30S ribosomal protein S14 — translation MAKESMKAREAKREALVAKYAAKRKALKEAGDYEALQKLPANASPVRLHNRCKLTGRPRGYMRQFGISRVTFREMANQGLIPGVRKASW, via the coding sequence ATGGCTAAAGAATCAATGAAAGCCCGTGAGGCGAAAAGAGAAGCATTGGTAGCTAAGTATGCTGCAAAACGTAAAGCTTTAAAAGAAGCTGGTGATTACGAAGCATTACAAAAATTACCTGCAAACGCTTCTCCTGTACGTTTACACAACCGTTGTAAATTAACAGGACGTCCAAGAGGTTATATGCGTCAGTTTGGTATTTCACGTGTAACTTTCCGTGAAATGGCTAACCAAGGTTTAATACCGGGCGTTAGAAAAGCAAGTTGGTAA
- the rpsH gene encoding 30S ribosomal protein S8, translating into MYTDPIADFLTRIRNASRANHRVVEIPASNFKKEITKILFEQGYILSYKFDDSTVQGSIKIALKYDKDTKESVIKDIQRISKPGLRKYASSADLPRILNGLGIAIVSTSKGLMTGKKAKQLNVGGEVVCYVY; encoded by the coding sequence ATGTATACAGATCCTATTGCAGATTTTTTAACAAGAATTAGAAATGCATCGCGTGCAAACCACAGAGTGGTTGAAATACCTGCATCTAACTTCAAAAAAGAAATCACAAAAATTTTATTCGAACAAGGATATATTTTAAGCTACAAATTTGATGATTCTACAGTACAAGGATCAATCAAAATAGCTTTAAAATATGATAAAGACACGAAAGAGTCTGTTATCAAAGATATCCAAAGAATTAGTAAACCAGGTTTACGTAAATATGCATCATCTGCAGATTTACCACGTATTTTAAACGGTTTAGGTATTGCTATTGTATCAACATCTAAAGGTTTAATGACAGGTAAAAAAGCTAAGCAGTTAAATGTTGGTGGTGAAGTAGTTTGTTACGTATACTAA
- the rplF gene encoding 50S ribosomal protein L6 gives MSRIGKNPISIPAGVTVEVKDAVVVVKGKLGELSQTFDKVNVKVEDGQVIVERSSDLKDERAKHGLYRSLISNMVVGVSEGFTKQLELVGVGYRASNQGQKLDLALGFSHNIVLEIVPEVTVETVSEKGKNPIVKLTSADKQLVGQVAAKIRSFRKPEPYKGKGIKFVGEELRRKAGKSA, from the coding sequence ATGTCAAGAATAGGTAAAAATCCAATCTCAATTCCTGCTGGCGTTACTGTTGAAGTTAAAGACGCAGTTGTTGTAGTTAAAGGAAAATTAGGAGAGCTTTCACAAACTTTTGATAAAGTAAACGTGAAAGTAGAAGACGGACAAGTAATCGTTGAGCGTTCATCAGATTTAAAAGATGAAAGAGCAAAACACGGTTTATACAGAAGTTTAATCAGCAATATGGTTGTTGGTGTATCTGAAGGTTTTACTAAACAATTAGAATTAGTGGGTGTTGGATACCGTGCATCAAATCAAGGTCAAAAACTTGATTTAGCTTTAGGTTTCTCTCACAACATAGTTTTAGAAATTGTACCAGAAGTAACAGTTGAAACAGTTTCTGAAAAAGGTAAAAACCCTATCGTTAAATTAACATCTGCAGACAAGCAACTTGTTGGTCAGGTAGCTGCAAAGATTCGTTCTTTCCGTAAGCCTGAACCATACAAAGGAAAAGGTATCAAGTTTGTTGGTGAAGAGTTAAGAAGAAAAGCAGGTAAATCAGCTTAA
- the rplR gene encoding 50S ribosomal protein L18 produces MSLNKSERRQRIQYRVRKTISGTAARPRLSVFRSNKEIYAQIIDDVNGVTLAAASSREAGVAKGTKIETAASVGKLIAEKALKAGIDTISFDRGGNLYHGRVKSLAEGAREAGLKF; encoded by the coding sequence ATGTCATTAAACAAATCTGAAAGAAGACAAAGAATTCAATACAGAGTTAGAAAAACAATTAGCGGTACAGCTGCTAGACCACGTTTATCTGTATTTAGAAGTAATAAAGAAATCTATGCACAAATCATAGATGATGTGAACGGTGTAACTTTAGCTGCAGCTTCTTCTCGCGAAGCAGGTGTTGCTAAAGGAACTAAAATCGAAACTGCTGCATCAGTTGGTAAACTAATTGCAGAAAAGGCTTTAAAAGCGGGTATAGATACTATTTCTTTTGATAGAGGTGGAAACTTATACCACGGTCGTGTGAAATCATTAGCTGAAGGCGCAAGAGAAGCTGGATTAAAATTCTAA
- the rpsE gene encoding 30S ribosomal protein S5, translating to MYQNYKNVEYVKPAGLDLKDRLVAVNRVTKVTKGGRAFGFSAVVVVGDENGVVGHGLGKSKDVSEAIAKAVEDAKKNLVRIPLHGTTIPHEQKGKFGGARVFLMPASVGTGVIAGGNVRAVLEAVGIHNVLSKSQGSSNPHNVVKATFDALLNMRSAATVAKQRGISLEKVFKS from the coding sequence ATGTATCAAAATTATAAAAACGTAGAATATGTTAAACCAGCTGGTCTTGATTTAAAAGATCGTTTGGTTGCAGTTAATCGTGTTACCAAAGTAACTAAAGGGGGTAGAGCATTTGGCTTTTCTGCTGTAGTTGTAGTTGGTGACGAAAATGGTGTAGTTGGTCATGGTTTAGGAAAATCTAAAGATGTTTCTGAAGCTATTGCCAAAGCAGTTGAAGATGCTAAGAAAAACTTAGTTCGTATCCCATTACATGGAACAACAATTCCACATGAACAAAAAGGTAAATTTGGTGGTGCTCGTGTATTTTTAATGCCAGCATCAGTAGGTACCGGAGTTATTGCTGGAGGTAACGTACGTGCAGTATTAGAAGCTGTAGGTATTCACAATGTATTATCAAAATCTCAAGGTTCTTCTAACCCTCATAACGTAGTTAAAGCAACTTTTGATGCTTTATTAAATATGAGAAGCGCTGCTACAGTTGCAAAACAAAGAGGAATTTCTTTAGAGAAAGTATTTAAATCTTAA
- the rpmD gene encoding 50S ribosomal protein L30 has translation MSKIKVKQVRSKINCPEDQKRTLAALGLRKLGQVVEHDNTPAIVGMVKKVQHLVSVEEIN, from the coding sequence ATGTCAAAAATTAAAGTAAAACAAGTTAGAAGCAAAATCAATTGTCCAGAAGATCAAAAAAGAACATTAGCAGCTTTAGGTCTTCGTAAATTAGGACAAGTTGTTGAGCATGATAATACACCAGCTATTGTAGGAATGGTAAAAAAAGTTCAACATTTAGTTTCTGTAGAAGAAATTAACTAA
- the rplO gene encoding 50S ribosomal protein L15, whose amino-acid sequence MNLSNLQPANGSVHNQNKRVGRGEGSGKGGTAARGHKGAKSRSGYSKKIGFEGGQMPLQRRVPKFGFKNINRVEYVGINLDTLQTLVDNGTITDALDFNALVENRIVSKNSLVKILGRGELKAKLKVTAHKFTATAKAAIEAAGGEAISL is encoded by the coding sequence ATGAATTTAAGTAATTTACAACCGGCAAACGGTTCTGTACATAATCAAAACAAAAGAGTAGGTCGTGGAGAAGGTTCTGGTAAAGGTGGAACTGCTGCACGTGGACATAAAGGTGCTAAATCTCGTTCAGGTTATTCTAAGAAAATTGGTTTTGAAGGTGGACAGATGCCTTTACAGAGACGTGTTCCTAAATTTGGTTTTAAAAATATCAATAGAGTAGAGTATGTAGGTATTAATTTAGATACATTACAAACTTTAGTTGACAATGGAACAATAACTGACGCATTAGATTTTAATGCATTAGTTGAAAACAGAATAGTTTCAAAAAATAGCTTAGTTAAGATTTTGGGTAGAGGAGAGCTTAAAGCAAAATTAAAAGTAACTGCTCATAAATTTACTGCAACAGCAAAAGCTGCTATCGAAGCGGCTGGTGGTGAGGCAATATCTTTATAA